From a single Desulfurobacterium indicum genomic region:
- the argH gene encoding argininosuccinate lyase, which translates to MAESEKKLWGGRFKESTDALVEKFTESVSYDKRLAPFDIAGSIAHVTMLAKQGILKEDEAKKIVEGLNEILREIEEGKFEWKQELEDVHMNIEKSLIEKIGPVGGKLHTGRSRNDQVATDVRLYVRHEINEILALLKSLREAFYIQAKKYIDVIMPGYTHLQIAQPVLYAHHMLAYYQMFKRDEERFKDTLKRVNVMPLGSAALAGTSYPLDREFTASLLEFDSVSRNSMDAVSDRDFVAETIFNCALVMAHLSRLSEELILWSTEEFGFIDLPDAFCTGSSIMPQKKNPDVSELTRGKTGRVYGDLVAILTIIKGLPMTYNRDLQEDKEPLFDAIDTVKLALAVNARVVRGMKPKKERMRSQASKGFSLATDVADYLAKKGVPFRDAHRIVGEIVAYCLDNGKTLETMTIDEFRQFSNAFDKDVLNLISVEGSTSSRNIIGGTAKEQVLKELERIESEEGFKEEK; encoded by the coding sequence ATGGCTGAAAGCGAAAAAAAGTTGTGGGGCGGCAGATTTAAAGAATCAACAGATGCTCTTGTAGAAAAATTCACAGAGTCGGTATCTTATGATAAAAGGCTTGCACCGTTTGATATTGCTGGTAGCATTGCTCACGTTACGATGCTTGCCAAACAGGGAATTCTTAAAGAGGACGAAGCAAAAAAAATAGTTGAAGGCCTTAATGAAATTTTGAGAGAGATAGAGGAAGGGAAGTTTGAATGGAAACAGGAATTAGAAGATGTTCACATGAACATCGAGAAAAGCCTAATAGAGAAGATAGGTCCTGTTGGTGGCAAACTTCATACGGGAAGGTCAAGAAACGATCAGGTTGCCACAGACGTTAGGCTTTACGTAAGACACGAAATAAACGAAATCCTTGCTCTGCTTAAAAGTTTAAGAGAAGCATTTTACATACAGGCAAAAAAATACATAGATGTTATTATGCCTGGTTATACGCATCTTCAGATAGCGCAGCCTGTTCTTTACGCTCACCACATGCTTGCTTACTATCAGATGTTTAAACGGGATGAAGAACGTTTCAAAGATACTCTGAAAAGGGTAAATGTTATGCCTCTCGGTTCTGCAGCACTGGCAGGAACGAGTTATCCTCTTGATAGAGAATTTACCGCTTCTCTTTTAGAGTTTGATTCTGTTTCAAGGAATAGTATGGATGCAGTAAGTGATAGAGATTTCGTTGCTGAAACAATTTTCAATTGTGCTCTTGTTATGGCTCACTTGTCAAGGCTTTCTGAGGAGCTTATTCTGTGGTCAACAGAAGAGTTCGGATTCATAGATTTGCCTGATGCTTTTTGCACGGGAAGTTCCATAATGCCTCAGAAGAAAAATCCGGATGTTTCAGAACTTACAAGGGGAAAAACAGGCAGGGTTTACGGAGATCTTGTTGCCATTCTTACCATTATTAAAGGTCTGCCAATGACGTATAACAGAGATTTGCAGGAGGATAAAGAACCTCTCTTTGATGCTATTGATACTGTTAAGCTTGCTCTTGCAGTAAATGCGAGAGTTGTTAGAGGAATGAAGCCGAAAAAAGAGAGAATGAGATCTCAGGCTTCAAAAGGTTTTTCTCTTGCTACAGATGTTGCCGACTATCTGGCCAAAAAAGGTGTTCCTTTCAGAGATGCTCACAGGATCGTAGGTGAAATTGTTGCTTACTGCCTTGATAACGGGAAAACACTTGAAACAATGACAATAGATGAATTCAGGCAATTTTCGAACGCATTTGATAAAGATGTTTTAAATTTAATTAGTGTGGAAGGTTCTACTTCAAGCAGAAACATTATAGGCGGAACTGCTAAAGAGCAGGTATTAAAAGAGCTTGAAAGGATAGAATCAGAAGAAGGTTTTAAGGAGGAAAAATGA
- a CDS encoding transketolase, protein MIRFEPQFFMERNRDIDNSTLRAIAREVRKDILKMTTNVNSGHPGGSMSVADILVTLYYYKMRHNPDNPKWEERDRFVLSKGHVSPALYSVLARCGYFSVEDLMTFRKIDGNLQGHPDMLKTPGIEISTGSLGLGIGAAVGMALGLKLSGFDSRVYCVIGDGEAQEGSVWEASMAAFHYNLDNLCVILDNNNLQIDGPVDEVMSIYPAMEKWKAFGWHVIEINGHDFNEIRAALDEADTVKYKPTMIVAKTVKGKGVSFMENRAEWHGKALSPEQLKEALKELGELV, encoded by the coding sequence ATGATAAGGTTTGAACCTCAGTTTTTCATGGAGAGAAACAGAGATATAGATAATAGCACCTTAAGAGCGATAGCAAGGGAAGTCAGGAAAGACATTCTCAAAATGACTACGAACGTCAATTCGGGACATCCTGGCGGTTCAATGTCTGTTGCAGATATACTTGTTACTCTCTATTACTACAAAATGAGGCATAATCCTGATAATCCTAAATGGGAAGAGAGAGACAGATTTGTTCTTTCAAAAGGTCATGTCAGTCCGGCTCTCTACTCTGTCCTTGCAAGGTGCGGATACTTCTCGGTGGAGGATTTGATGACCTTCAGAAAGATTGACGGTAACCTTCAGGGGCATCCTGATATGTTGAAAACACCGGGTATAGAGATTTCAACCGGATCGCTGGGGCTTGGAATAGGAGCTGCCGTTGGGATGGCTTTAGGTTTAAAGCTTTCAGGTTTTGATTCCAGGGTCTATTGTGTTATTGGTGATGGTGAAGCTCAGGAAGGAAGCGTCTGGGAGGCTTCAATGGCAGCGTTTCACTACAATCTTGATAACTTATGTGTAATTCTTGATAACAATAACCTTCAAATAGACGGGCCTGTTGATGAAGTTATGTCTATCTATCCTGCGATGGAAAAGTGGAAAGCTTTTGGATGGCACGTTATAGAGATAAATGGACACGATTTTAATGAGATAAGAGCTGCTCTTGATGAAGCCGATACTGTTAAGTATAAGCCTACGATGATTGTTGCAAAAACTGTAAAAGGAAAAGGTGTTTCTTTCATGGAAAACCGTGCTGAATGGCATGGAAAAGCACTTTCGCCGGAGCAGTTAAAAGAAGCTCTTAAAGAGCTAGGAGAGCTTGTTTAG
- a CDS encoding transketolase family protein has protein sequence MQKVSLRDAYGDTLIELGKKDDRIVVLDADLSGSTKSGKFGKVFPERFFNMGIAEINMINTAAGLATTGKIVFASTFAIFATGRAWEAVRQMVCYPELNVKIVCTHGGITVGEDGATHQALEDVANMRNIPNMRVVVPADDIETKQVIEKVAYTDGPFYVRLTREKFPRIFDENYKFEIGKGYVLRSGEDVTVVANGLETSFALEAAEILEKEGISVEVIHMPTVKPIDRELIAESASRTGAVVTAEEHSIIGGLGSAVAEAIVETVPVPVERVGTPDTFGRSGKGWELVKYYKLDASGIIEKIRKILERKKR, from the coding sequence ATGCAGAAGGTGAGCCTTAGAGATGCATACGGAGATACCCTGATTGAGCTTGGTAAAAAGGATGACAGAATTGTTGTCCTTGATGCTGACCTTTCGGGTTCGACTAAATCGGGAAAGTTCGGAAAGGTTTTCCCTGAAAGGTTTTTCAATATGGGGATTGCCGAGATTAATATGATAAATACTGCTGCAGGACTTGCGACAACCGGAAAAATCGTTTTTGCCAGCACGTTTGCCATATTTGCTACTGGAAGGGCGTGGGAAGCCGTAAGACAGATGGTTTGTTATCCCGAACTTAACGTTAAGATTGTGTGCACTCACGGTGGTATAACAGTTGGAGAAGACGGAGCTACACATCAGGCTTTAGAAGATGTGGCAAATATGAGAAATATTCCAAACATGAGAGTTGTAGTTCCTGCTGATGATATAGAAACAAAACAGGTTATAGAAAAAGTTGCCTATACTGATGGTCCTTTCTATGTCAGGTTAACGAGAGAAAAGTTTCCAAGAATTTTTGATGAAAACTACAAATTTGAGATAGGAAAAGGGTATGTGTTAAGAAGTGGTGAAGATGTTACTGTTGTTGCAAATGGACTTGAAACTTCATTTGCCCTTGAGGCTGCTGAAATCCTTGAAAAGGAAGGTATTTCGGTTGAAGTTATCCACATGCCGACGGTGAAACCGATAGATAGAGAGCTTATTGCTGAATCTGCTTCTAGAACAGGTGCTGTTGTTACTGCAGAAGAGCATTCAATTATTGGAGGTCTTGGTTCTGCAGTAGCTGAGGCTATTGTTGAAACGGTGCCAGTTCCTGTGGAAAGAGTTGGAACGCCTGATACTTTTGGTCGTTCGGGAAAAGGATGGGAACTTGTAAAATACTACAAGTTAGATGCAAGCGGTATAATTGAAAAAATCAGAAAGATTCTTGAGAGGAAGAAAAGATGA
- a CDS encoding S41 family peptidase: MKKSVKKGLFVVAFVLFSFAIVTSGFASKNENGGELSYISLFTEVYHLVKEKYVDPVSPKKLFEGAIQGMLSKLDPHSVLFTPEDFKEFEVETRGEFGGLGIQITKTKDGKLLIITPIEDTPAYRAGLKPGDIIVEINGKPVTPEMSLMDAVKMMRGKPGTKVTIKVMRKGWSKPKTFTITRAIIKIKSVKYKKLKGDIGYIRFTMFQANSPDEFKKALKNLLKDKHLEGIIVDVRNNPGGLLDSAVEISDYFLPEGDLIVYTKGRIPDSNQKFYSENPPIVPENIPVVMLVNGGTASAAEILTGALRYNDRAIVVGEKTFGKGSVQTLFPLEMGYGVKITTARYYMPNHKCIDGKGITPDIEVKLSQEDIDFLKKEAKEMEEHPEKTEELRKEKENRIDNQLKRAIEVIKEFKFFQKMEKQEVKKAA, from the coding sequence ATGAAAAAATCTGTGAAAAAGGGTCTGTTCGTAGTAGCTTTCGTGCTCTTTTCATTTGCAATTGTAACTTCCGGTTTTGCATCAAAAAATGAGAACGGTGGAGAGCTTTCTTACATTTCGCTTTTTACGGAAGTGTATCACCTTGTTAAGGAAAAGTATGTTGATCCTGTAAGTCCCAAGAAGCTTTTTGAGGGTGCTATTCAGGGAATGCTTTCAAAACTTGATCCTCACTCTGTTCTATTTACGCCTGAAGATTTTAAAGAGTTTGAAGTTGAAACAAGAGGTGAGTTTGGAGGGTTGGGCATTCAAATAACGAAAACAAAAGACGGTAAGCTCCTTATAATAACGCCTATAGAGGATACGCCTGCTTACAGGGCAGGACTTAAACCGGGCGACATAATAGTTGAGATAAACGGAAAGCCGGTTACTCCCGAGATGAGTCTTATGGATGCCGTAAAGATGATGAGAGGAAAGCCCGGAACTAAGGTTACCATAAAGGTTATGAGGAAGGGCTGGAGCAAACCTAAAACATTTACTATCACAAGGGCAATTATTAAGATAAAGAGTGTTAAATATAAAAAGCTCAAGGGAGATATAGGCTATATTCGTTTTACAATGTTTCAGGCAAACTCTCCCGATGAGTTTAAAAAGGCTCTTAAAAATCTACTGAAAGACAAACATCTTGAAGGAATAATTGTTGATGTAAGAAACAATCCAGGTGGACTGCTTGATTCGGCTGTTGAAATAAGCGATTATTTTCTTCCCGAAGGGGATTTGATCGTTTATACGAAGGGAAGAATTCCAGATAGCAATCAAAAGTTCTATTCAGAAAATCCTCCTATAGTTCCTGAGAATATTCCTGTTGTAATGCTTGTAAACGGCGGAACAGCAAGTGCGGCTGAGATTCTTACAGGTGCTTTGAGATACAATGACAGAGCAATAGTTGTTGGTGAAAAGACGTTTGGGAAAGGTTCGGTTCAAACGCTTTTCCCTCTTGAAATGGGCTACGGTGTGAAAATAACAACGGCAAGGTACTATATGCCCAATCACAAGTGTATTGACGGTAAGGGTATAACTCCGGATATTGAAGTTAAACTTTCTCAGGAAGATATAGATTTTCTCAAGAAAGAAGCTAAAGAGATGGAAGAACACCCTGAAAAGACTGAGGAACTGAGAAAGGAGAAAGAAAATAGAATAGATAACCAGTTAAAGCGGGCGATAGAAGTTATAAAAGAGTTTAAGTTCTTCCAGAAGATGGAGAAGCAAGAAGTAAAAAAAGCAGCTTAA
- a CDS encoding aminotransferase class IV, with translation MFELFETVRVENGKATFIEKHYSRIKKSAEILKFPFDISAENFKRIIENTAPNSDSYLVKFSLFINGDFSVSFRKCTVPNKVSLMFFEGIKRKVDLLSKHKTSSIYESIVGIRAAKEKGFTEAIIFDTQGFISETAFANLFFVKDGIFFTPSLETGCLPGTRRAIVIKILKDTGIPVFEGFFTKEDILKADEVLITSAKYDVVSVQKIEDRVFEFNGKPWGKRLKEIMEMMKFR, from the coding sequence GTGTTTGAACTTTTTGAGACGGTAAGGGTAGAAAATGGAAAAGCCACTTTCATAGAAAAACACTATAGCCGAATAAAAAAGAGCGCTGAGATATTGAAATTTCCTTTTGATATTTCGGCAGAAAATTTCAAAAGAATCATAGAAAATACAGCTCCTAATTCCGACAGTTACCTTGTAAAATTCTCGCTTTTTATAAATGGTGATTTTTCTGTGTCTTTTAGAAAATGCACCGTGCCAAACAAAGTCTCTCTCATGTTCTTTGAAGGCATAAAGAGAAAAGTTGACCTTTTATCAAAACATAAAACATCATCGATATATGAATCAATTGTAGGTATACGAGCAGCTAAAGAGAAAGGATTTACAGAAGCTATTATTTTCGATACTCAAGGTTTTATTTCGGAAACAGCTTTTGCCAACCTATTCTTCGTAAAAGATGGAATATTTTTTACCCCTTCCCTTGAAACGGGATGTCTCCCGGGAACAAGAAGAGCCATTGTTATTAAAATACTCAAAGATACGGGAATCCCCGTATTTGAAGGATTTTTCACGAAAGAAGATATTTTAAAAGCCGATGAAGTGTTGATAACAAGTGCAAAATACGACGTTGTTTCTGTCCAAAAAATAGAAGACAGAGTTTTTGAATTCAACGGAAAACCCTGGGGAAAAAGACTTAAAGAGATAATGGAAATGATGAAATTTAGATAA
- a CDS encoding DUF2202 domain-containing protein — MRKLIVTMLSGMVITGSLFSCATGSAATNATVLPGRGPAYVATLPKQPLSKQEIKDLLHMREEEKLARDVYTALYEMWQMPVFRNIARSEQRHMDMLKFLIDRYNLEDPVAKTGDKPGKFENKKLQKLYTKLVKQGSKSLIDALEVGATVEDLDIRDLQDALKRTDNRDIATVYENLMKGSRNHMRAFTAILRRYGIEYKPKFITPSEYRAIITSKHEIGVVYGENGKSVTAYQTITVKGIVTKVYQRPGYGNKKVVWWVVEVKTPNGKEEIAIAPIWLYPSIDIVPGDRISVTGYVPPFWRFRNIKGLMACTIKNPKRGVTYKIRNCNRLNRRFRFQNR; from the coding sequence ATGAGAAAGTTGATAGTGACAATGCTTTCAGGAATGGTTATTACGGGAAGTCTGTTTTCTTGTGCAACGGGAAGTGCGGCAACAAATGCAACTGTTTTACCGGGTAGAGGACCTGCTTATGTAGCTACACTTCCAAAACAACCGTTGAGCAAACAGGAGATTAAAGACCTTTTGCACATGAGAGAAGAAGAAAAACTGGCAAGGGATGTTTATACTGCCCTTTATGAGATGTGGCAGATGCCGGTTTTCAGAAACATCGCCCGTTCAGAGCAGAGACATATGGATATGCTCAAGTTTTTGATTGACAGGTATAACCTTGAGGATCCCGTTGCAAAAACTGGAGATAAGCCTGGAAAGTTTGAAAACAAGAAACTGCAAAAACTTTATACAAAGCTTGTAAAGCAGGGTAGTAAATCTCTAATAGATGCTCTTGAAGTCGGTGCAACAGTAGAAGACCTTGATATTAGGGATCTTCAAGATGCTCTTAAAAGGACGGACAATAGAGATATCGCAACTGTTTATGAAAATCTTATGAAAGGTTCAAGAAACCACATGAGGGCTTTTACAGCAATTTTAAGAAGATACGGTATAGAGTATAAACCAAAATTCATAACACCTTCCGAGTATAGGGCTATAATTACTTCAAAGCATGAGATAGGTGTCGTCTACGGTGAAAACGGTAAAAGTGTTACAGCTTATCAAACAATAACCGTGAAAGGTATAGTGACAAAAGTTTACCAGCGCCCAGGTTACGGTAATAAAAAGGTTGTATGGTGGGTGGTTGAAGTAAAGACACCTAATGGTAAGGAGGAAATAGCTATTGCACCTATATGGCTTTACCCTTCCATTGATATTGTTCCCGGTGACAGGATAAGTGTTACAGGTTATGTTCCGCCGTTCTGGAGATTCAGGAACATTAAGGGCTTAATGGCGTGCACTATAAAAAATCCAAAAAGAGGAGTAACATATAAAATAAGGAACTGTAACAGGCTTAACAGAAGATTTAGATTCCAGAACCGATAA
- a CDS encoding DUF4405 domain-containing protein gives MEKKPVGTTSRIWISLFLFYTVIVLIVSSIVLYIMPHGRVAYWSGWRLLGLSKDQWEAVHVISGIGMIIFAVWHTILNWKPLKNYLVKRESLVSAVVVVICIAATIFGLPPFSTIINFEQRIKRSWERSLPSAPLPHAELMTLRDLCQKENIPLQTAVTLLHQSGISASPDETLQEIAKNNNLSPVRVYNLIKGVGRNFNQRSGMGFGRMTLKEVCLMNGLTIDRCLDKLQKEGIVASPDETLRAIAAKNGVLPRDIAAIISR, from the coding sequence ATGGAAAAGAAGCCTGTTGGAACAACCTCGCGCATCTGGATTAGCCTTTTTCTGTTTTACACAGTAATTGTTCTTATAGTAAGCAGTATTGTCCTTTACATAATGCCTCACGGTAGGGTTGCTTACTGGAGCGGATGGAGACTTTTAGGACTTTCAAAAGATCAGTGGGAAGCAGTTCACGTTATATCTGGAATTGGCATGATTATTTTTGCCGTATGGCACACAATTTTAAACTGGAAGCCACTTAAAAACTACCTTGTTAAAAGAGAAAGTCTCGTTTCTGCCGTAGTGGTCGTTATCTGCATCGCAGCTACAATTTTTGGATTACCACCGTTTTCTACGATTATCAATTTTGAGCAGAGAATAAAAAGAAGCTGGGAAAGAAGTCTTCCATCAGCACCTTTACCCCATGCAGAGCTTATGACGTTGAGGGATTTATGTCAGAAAGAGAATATTCCTTTGCAAACAGCTGTTACCCTTTTGCATCAGAGTGGCATTTCAGCTTCACCTGATGAAACTTTGCAGGAAATAGCAAAAAATAACAATCTTTCTCCTGTCAGGGTTTATAATTTAATAAAGGGAGTTGGTAGAAATTTTAATCAGAGATCAGGTATGGGATTTGGAAGAATGACTTTGAAAGAGGTTTGCCTTATGAACGGGCTTACCATAGATAGGTGTCTTGATAAGCTACAAAAAGAGGGTATAGTGGCTTCACCTGATGAAACCCTGCGGGCAATAGCGGCTAAAAATGGTGTTTTACCGCGGGACATAGCGGCAATTATATCAAGATGA
- a CDS encoding HPr-rel-A system PqqD family peptide chaperone, with translation MSRLNRLAISEEGFIFDPETGNSFTVNKTGLFIINMLKEGKDVEDIVEALTEEFEVDREEAMRDVTDFLEQLRFMGLIDKTEDDNV, from the coding sequence ATGAGCAGACTTAACAGATTGGCAATAAGCGAAGAAGGTTTCATTTTCGATCCTGAAACAGGTAATAGTTTTACTGTAAATAAAACCGGCCTTTTCATTATTAATATGTTGAAGGAAGGAAAAGATGTTGAAGACATTGTAGAAGCGTTAACAGAAGAGTTTGAGGTTGACAGAGAAGAGGCTATGAGGGATGTTACCGATTTTCTTGAGCAGTTAAGGTTTATGGGACTCATAGATAAAACGGAGGATGATAATGTGTAA
- a CDS encoding ATP-grasp domain-containing protein, whose protein sequence is MCKVAVSGINAVDNPGPGLGVIKGIKDKYEKTAIVGLAYDAMEPGVYMDWLIDKVYIMPYPSEGEEPFINRLLYIKETAGLDAAIPTLDAELPLFIANSDKLKNCGIATFLPTKEQFKLRSKDKVSELAEDIGLKVPESFTVVSYEDLTSAINEIGFPVMIKGIFYKAYKAFNYQEATSYFNKIVSEWGYPVIVQKVVSGEEMNVVGVGDGEGSHFGMVGIKKLWVTSLGKIWTGVTVKHEKMLEAAEIFVEKYKWRGAFELECIVSGDDVYLIEINPRFPAWVYFSVGVGINLPARLLDAALGKEPDRTSDYEAGKLYIRFTDDFVTDMGTFQKIVTRGER, encoded by the coding sequence ATGTGTAAGGTTGCTGTTTCCGGAATAAATGCCGTTGATAATCCGGGGCCTGGACTGGGAGTGATAAAAGGCATTAAAGATAAATATGAGAAAACTGCCATAGTAGGGCTTGCCTACGATGCTATGGAGCCAGGTGTTTACATGGACTGGTTGATTGATAAAGTTTATATAATGCCATATCCCTCAGAGGGAGAGGAGCCGTTTATAAATAGACTTCTTTACATAAAAGAGACTGCAGGACTTGATGCTGCTATACCGACTCTTGATGCAGAACTTCCCCTTTTTATAGCAAACAGTGATAAGCTCAAAAATTGTGGTATAGCAACCTTTCTCCCTACTAAAGAGCAGTTTAAACTGCGTTCTAAGGATAAGGTTTCTGAACTTGCGGAAGATATCGGTTTGAAGGTTCCTGAAAGCTTTACGGTGGTGTCTTATGAAGATTTAACTTCTGCTATCAATGAGATTGGTTTTCCCGTAATGATAAAGGGCATTTTTTATAAAGCATATAAAGCCTTCAATTATCAAGAAGCAACCTCTTATTTTAATAAAATAGTTTCAGAGTGGGGATATCCGGTAATTGTTCAGAAAGTGGTTTCCGGTGAAGAGATGAACGTTGTTGGCGTTGGAGATGGTGAAGGTAGTCATTTCGGAATGGTGGGGATAAAAAAGTTATGGGTAACTTCCCTCGGAAAGATATGGACAGGAGTTACCGTTAAGCATGAGAAAATGCTTGAAGCGGCTGAGATTTTTGTTGAAAAATATAAGTGGCGTGGTGCCTTTGAACTTGAATGTATCGTTTCAGGAGATGATGTTTATCTTATAGAGATAAATCCCCGTTTTCCTGCGTGGGTCTATTTTTCCGTCGGTGTCGGAATAAATCTTCCTGCAAGGCTTCTTGATGCTGCGCTTGGCAAGGAGCCTGATAGAACTTCGGATTATGAAGCGGGAAAGCTTTATATTCGATTTACAGATGATTTTGTAACCGATATGGGCACGTTTCAAAAAATAGTCACAAGAGGTGAAAGATGA
- a CDS encoding alanine racemase translates to MKKAYEKPAIFKLHTGMMNKFGSFASPLSRKIRKEIDGVKISELVEKFGTPLFVFSEKALRSKFREIKRAFTTRYPNVEFSWSYKTNYLDAICAILHDEGETAEVVSEFEYQKARRLGVRGNEIVFNGPYKPVDALKVAVAEGARINIDTFEEIADLEEVAAELGIKPKVAIRLNMDTGIHPQWSRFGFNLESGQAFDAVKRIAFGGKLELAGLHCHIGTFILEPKAYETEVRKMVDFAYKVEDEFGFKIEYIDIGGGFPSKNRLKGVYLPPEVVVPSIDEIADRICSALLSSLRPGDFPKLIIESGRAIVDEAGYLIAKVHATKRLPDGRKGYILDAGVNILFTAFWYHFNVEIDREVQGPSEPCVLYGPLCMNIDVVDELAYLPPLPRGTNLILSPVGAYNVTQWMQFIRYRPNVVLIGQNGEVDLIREAETLEDIVGRERLPERLKLNGN, encoded by the coding sequence ATGAAAAAGGCTTATGAAAAACCGGCAATATTTAAACTTCATACAGGAATGATGAATAAATTCGGAAGTTTTGCGTCACCTCTTTCCCGAAAAATAAGGAAAGAGATTGACGGAGTTAAGATATCCGAGCTTGTTGAAAAATTCGGAACGCCCCTTTTTGTCTTTTCCGAAAAAGCACTACGTTCAAAGTTTAGAGAGATAAAAAGGGCTTTTACAACGCGGTATCCGAATGTTGAGTTTTCATGGTCTTATAAAACAAATTACCTTGATGCCATTTGTGCCATTCTTCACGATGAAGGGGAGACGGCAGAAGTTGTTTCAGAGTTTGAGTATCAAAAAGCAAGGAGATTAGGTGTAAGGGGCAATGAGATTGTTTTTAACGGTCCCTATAAACCTGTTGATGCTCTTAAAGTTGCCGTAGCTGAGGGGGCGAGAATAAACATAGACACATTTGAAGAAATTGCAGACCTTGAAGAAGTTGCAGCAGAACTTGGAATCAAGCCAAAAGTTGCAATAAGGTTAAACATGGATACAGGTATTCATCCTCAGTGGAGCAGATTCGGATTTAACCTGGAGTCAGGTCAGGCGTTTGATGCTGTTAAGCGTATTGCTTTTGGTGGGAAACTCGAGCTTGCTGGGCTTCACTGCCATATAGGAACCTTTATCCTTGAACCTAAAGCCTATGAAACAGAAGTCAGAAAGATGGTTGATTTTGCTTATAAAGTTGAAGATGAGTTTGGATTTAAGATTGAATATATAGATATTGGCGGTGGTTTCCCTTCAAAAAATAGGCTTAAAGGTGTTTATCTCCCTCCTGAAGTTGTAGTGCCTTCTATAGATGAAATTGCCGACAGGATTTGCAGTGCTCTTCTTTCATCGTTAAGACCGGGAGATTTTCCAAAGCTTATTATAGAGAGCGGTAGAGCTATTGTTGATGAAGCCGGTTACTTGATAGCTAAGGTTCATGCCACCAAAAGACTTCCTGATGGCAGAAAGGGTTATATCCTTGATGCTGGTGTCAATATTCTCTTTACTGCTTTCTGGTATCACTTTAACGTGGAGATAGATAGAGAGGTTCAAGGACCTTCTGAACCGTGCGTTCTTTACGGTCCTCTCTGTATGAATATTGATGTTGTTGATGAACTTGCTTATCTGCCTCCTCTTCCAAGAGGAACAAATCTCATACTTTCTCCTGTCGGTGCTTATAACGTAACGCAGTGGATGCAGTTTATCCGTTACAGACCAAATGTTGTTCTTATAGGTCAAAACGGGGAGGTTGATTTGATAAGAGAAGCCGAAACTCTTGAAGATATTGTGGGAAGAGAGAGACTTCCGGAGAGGTTGAAGCTAAATGGAAATTGA
- the cdd gene encoding cytidine deaminase, giving the protein MEIDELIEIAKKSVVNCYAPYSKFHVVSVLEAEENLFFVGVNVENVSFGLTVCAERIAVFKAVSEGYKEFSKILIYSPDGMPYPCGSCRQVLAEFCGKSFPIYIASNREIKVFTLGELLPHTFSL; this is encoded by the coding sequence ATGGAAATTGACGAACTAATAGAAATTGCTAAAAAATCCGTTGTTAATTGTTATGCACCTTATTCAAAATTTCATGTAGTTTCGGTTCTTGAGGCTGAAGAAAATCTTTTTTTTGTAGGTGTTAATGTTGAAAACGTTTCCTTCGGTCTTACTGTGTGTGCCGAACGGATAGCGGTATTTAAAGCTGTTTCGGAAGGGTATAAAGAATTTTCAAAGATTTTAATATATTCTCCGGATGGTATGCCTTATCCCTGCGGTTCGTGCCGTCAGGTTCTTGCAGAATTTTGTGGTAAGAGTTTTCCTATTTATATTGCTTCTAATAGAGAAATTAAGGTTTTCACTCTCGGGGAACTTCTTCCCCACACCTTCTCTTTGTGA